One window from the genome of Phalacrocorax aristotelis chromosome 20, bGulAri2.1, whole genome shotgun sequence encodes:
- the LOC142066798 gene encoding endothelin-2-like, with amino-acid sequence MASPPAGAVLLALALCALLEDGTGHPPLESHLAAAGAAHPRTKRCSCNSWLDKECIYFCHLDIIWVNTPGHTAPYGLGSPPRRRKRSLSRCECSHSRDNICATFCQAKSGYLQSLKLPVSSGASKKSPQSGGAKPSHHGLLRALRVLAISSLRLSKQQHRSQRNAQPAVLPWKKNIWKKKR; translated from the exons ATGGCCAGCCCCCCCGCCGGCGCCGTGCTGCTGGCCCTCGCCCTCTGCGCCCTGCTGGAAGATG gtaCGGGCCATCCTCCGCTCGAGTCCCACCTGGCTGCGGCCGGCGCTGCGCACCCGAGGACCAAGCGCTGTTCCTGCAACAGCTGGCTGGATAAGGAGTGCATTTACTTCTGTCACCTGGATATCATCTGGGTCAACACGCCTGG aCACACTGCTCCCTATGGCTTGGGAAGCCCGCCAAGGCGGCGCAAGAGATCGCTCAGCAGGTGCGAGTGCTCGCACTCGAGGGACAACATCTGTGCCACCTTCTGCCAGGCGAAGTCTGG GTACCTCCAGAGTCTGAAGCTCCCAGTGAGCTCTGGAGCATCAAAGAAGTCTCCGCAGAGCGGTGGTGCGAAGCCTTCCCATCACGGCCTGCTGAGAGCTCTCAG GGTTCTTGCCATCTCCAGTCTGCGGctcagcaagcagcagcacCGTTCTCAGAGGAACGCTCAGCCAGCGGTTTTGCcttggaagaaaaacatctggAAGAAGAAGAGATAA